aaaatgctgaaaaagcacaaaagacgctaataaccgatttgcgatcgcacctagtggcttcctacaatcagcctggctctgataccaagcttgtcacgaccggtttttcaataaaataattattgagagaccaatcccttttacggaccagtaaggaagaattccttctcactggtagacaatatcttggtcacagaagaaaaataccaggagtactgaatataatacaaggttgagcggagactgcccaacaatttattacatgcacgccgataaaacaagaaggcggatagggtggcatagctactaactcacgataataacggtggtggaaatatcactgcgaagcgagtgatatgactcctgaagactacagctcttcgagcgtcagagtgaggctcgaggagacttattgcaggtggcggaagcgtatacaatacaagtgaccaatatccgggatcgcgcaggactgactgggactcctctaggcgtcggacgcgctatcaaactcttcatccaagagatcgccttcgtcaacatctggccaaatcaacaagccaggtgagtactatgaaagtactcgcaagacagttcggacataagatataacaaatgtaaacatgaagcatatgaacaagttaaccagtgcgttcagacatagagataataaatactgggtgccaagcgagggtctgaatgactcctcgagcggaaactgcaagaatagtagtactggtgccaaacgagggcctgaatgactcctcgagaggaaactgcggaataaaaatactggtgccaaacgagtgtctgaatgactcctcgagcggaaactgcaagaatagtaatgccacagtcgggcgtcggggcgacaccacataaagggctcataacagaaaataaaagcattacgtgccacagtcggacgtctgagcgacatcgcataaagggcttatatttaaagtaagaaacgaaaacacaccacagtcggacgtctgcgtgacgtcacagaaagggcttatattgtagttCAATAATTTAATAGCTCGGGAAAATAAATTATCACcggcacgagacaaatataaagctagtccatccacagtaataataattaaactgggtttaccacttgagcttgttcaccgggaacAAGTTttccacacggatagatatggatatactgatttcactacttgatcatggatacgatgactcggaaggaatttgactctgcagagtttgtacttaaccacagccaacggatttcagtagtcacggggactagttccgtttacggtgttttggaagaaacacgtctaaccagtacacacccaattcaacattccgaagccagggatcaccctcggcaacgttcaagaaaaaccttgagacggggaggctacaacctcacgtagcatgggatcaaatttctatacgcgcgctctaagggggtgccccccctctcggtcccaaccggaaacacccatgccccctgaccggatgactggctttaatcctgggccaaggtaccatcatcctgacctctctgtttggtgtgtacacggaaagaggttaccaacttactaaaccgcatcctggcatatgaaacatgtggtagcaaggaggggaaaagaacgataacgtgactccgtccacgttaacgtcagaaatagtcggatggcgcaaggctggtatgctacaacagtaccaccttgctgcccttcatgtcaccacatgattaggccatctctcatcagagatcatcgcaactttggaacatgcgggtagttgcctcacaagcaacgaggtattcaccgacacacatatgccacgcacaaactttcacacaaacatgcaaaacatctgccatatcaaatgttcaatcatgcttgcctggttcggagaagtcggagtctagctcggcgaagttcgcggctccgtcacctcttccggaacctacggcaataacgaaaacgggtactaacgtgaaaaccaatgtgtgcacagaaacttctccaaaaaatttccaaataaatcccataaaaaactagacaaaattttaagactgtcagaaaaagaatcactcaaaaatccctttttattaaaaagttataaaggtttctgtcctgggacccatctgtaatgaaacagaaaagtcccagggtttaaactgagaaaccagaaaacggttcgattggaaatgcgcaagctcaagagggaaagcgtatttgcccgaaggcgccaacagaaaatggttcgcgaggggaaacagaagagaggctgacagggggggtcccacgtgtcaggtttaaaaagctcgccggcgcccgaagactgcggtggacgccggcgtcgaaccacggcgagttagggggatcggagggtaccaagagcttcagcgtgttcttctgcgtcggtgggtggtggactcgaccgtcgaagagcaccacgtcgacggcgacactttctccggcggacggcggctcgggtgagggtggagaactccggtggagggctgcaaacttccaattggagcgcgggtcagaaggagggatgcatagtgaagctactggcaagagaagggaggcagaggcgcacgcacgggagcgaatcgagctggatcccgtggcgggtcgcggcggccggagtcgaggaaggagacctcctcggggctcttccagtggctaggcgtgctctaggtggagtgcagggatggtgtgtgctcgagttgaagctcggggcctctatttataggcggatcgacggggtggccgtgaacggagaatctccggtgagcaattacggcgatgcagtggattggcaggaggtttgagtggccaggcagcatcagtggaagttactggtgccgttcccccgctaatctcggctggtcttggcgtaacggcgtcggtccacggtgaggtggccgcacgggcacgacggcggcagagagcgcgctccgcgccctgcggttcacgacgagagtggcagcgcgctcgggggagtggaaggccacacggcgagctccggtggcttgggcggcgctgggtggcgccgtcagcgccgtgcctcccgctggcggccgcaaagccgccgctggcgtcgatcacggggcggcgcaccttctgctgctcgccgccgacgtccgcaaggtgccaggcctTCGTGCGGAGCAGGAACAAGGGGAGGGGACAAGGAGCAAGGTGCCAATgctgcactgtcgagatcgacaacatgctctgaagaaaacgacagtagggcactgaactgaatttctgaaactctgaacttgacattgacaaagcactgcaggtgttcaacagaatgattaggcaagcagaaaaaaaattctggggctgtaacttggtgaggtgaccactcaaagcacccagaggctgcctgattttacttggaatttttggagaaggactTGAATGAATTTCAcaaaatttgacaaatctggtccaaacttgcagcaagtgtagtttgaaaattttgaactgaagaccagtggttcttcctggatcttggttgagggttcaaaggactagggaggggagttggtttggggacAAAAATCCAAGCAGAaagtgtagctcctttgtaaatcaccaatggctagaatagaaggcagaaatttgtttgaataagatttaaatggaaataatcatatggggaggtccaacttgctggatttgatgcaaatcatgatccaaaggtgagggaagggttaggagagagtctttgcactaaggccatggcaagagggaattgttgaaagtggcaagggattatttcaaaagccatagtgcattttcaaaaggcattttcccaagtgaaaaacattttgtcttgagtccaaataaaaagcaagaacttccaagatcaaaaacagatcttgggtgaatccaaataaaacttttgccataaaaaagtatttgaaaagggggagttcttttgaagaaaaatttaaatcacgtccctcaagtcaaataaaaatcttttgaaaactccaaataaaaacttgggtgtcacatgcgacaagaagcggaaggactgcggaagcccctggagcattcagatgcatactttctggtgcaacagcaagcgttggaggattttagcgccaaacaggacaaagctaatcagcttgctaagcttattgccagcatggtggatacccaggataacgtttcttgagctcttctgaagttgtttcagttatggtcttgttttgctgtcgcgtttatttgcactggtggccaattttgacggccagtgtatgtaatgtgctgctttgttccctatatttgcactggtggcgaactttgatgcccagtggatgtaatatgtgtaatagcggtaataggctagcgttaattgcttgcttatttatttccttattgtcttgtttagttgtttgcttgtagtcactgcagttctttttctgtttttttctagtagccacaatagcctatttttggtaactaggccaaaataatcatggcaacacgcggactgttgtaaccatgggcctcctgcaggccgtatgatccatgggccttcgtccggccgtaggatccatcggccttctatacgggccttagggtccatgggccttctacgggccatagggtccacactacaagaaatatgttaactagtgaccttctgtcagtgaccctggaagaattggtcatagatctatgaccatttcagaccaattggtcaaaagctgttcggggggctccaaaccctgaactataacgaccattttggtcagaaaggtcgtaatttccttacacgaaatggtcataaagcagatagcactagtccgctgccttatttctagctgatcatgaccaatagagatggtcataaccttgtaaattgtggtgggttgctatgactaggcgccacctcatcagttttgcctatgtgtcatgtccatgtggcagtttttgccctaggttgtgaagcaacctatatttctgtcattcccaaaattcccaaaaaaatctcataagttcttgggtcatatcttcgtcaaatatgtaacaaaccttccttgcctagttcaaaaataattcaaaaatatttgttttcctattctgttcagaaaaacactttgtgaaggaagtaccactttggcatgtccaaatggtatccattttctacagtgctttcctatgcccaaataaccatcctccaccaaatgtcagctcaatccattcattattttgagcccagcttcaacattcgtatttatgtccagtgtggtactttgcaaagcaagtaccacctaggctcctccttttgagctgaaaatttgtgaagacggtattcttagtaactgatcatccttggccaaaactcacgcccattagccatgtggatttcccgtaccgctaatcaaacacttggctgcttattcatgtttgagcatcgatcggtctcctcgtgagaacttatgttgtgattttcttcctagcacctacctagggagtgcccaacccactagacatgccaaggccgcccagaacacatggcaacaccacggtcacgcggtgaccacgcggcgggcatgcgagtttacgcgttctagagttggggccctcggccaccgtccaaacctcgacgtatcgccaccaaaccatgtatttatgattaaatgggtacttatgtaactataaatgatttttgtaaaaaataaatagtaaactatgaggcagctgcagttcaaatttgacccgcttccagctaaatcggcgggaatttgtcttttccatgagaggtggatcaaaactttttacacccaaccattttgtcaattgtgcattaaatatggcctagtattttagaaaattgatttggtccaattttgcaacaaatatatggtaggtccttcacaaaaaaaactcatttcgggcactcggaaaatggaaaatgtattttccgtgcaaagaaaatgaaaactcccttaggcaacattgtttggaattccaagatgcacccttgtgcacaatatgagatcatttgaacaaactatgccaagaatgtggccataagattgatcatttggcttgaaagccatgaatcttcacgcatgatagctcatttctgagaacacttttttaaaataatttccgtattacaagtttattatttttcctggaaacatggtcacatataatgacacaatgcgaaggttttccattttttgattttttatttattttttatgcccgtttcaaaatgcggtcaaaacggcgggcttgaccgttcctagctagtggttgaatcttggaatttttttggtgtttctctgattaaatagatacttatgtacctagaaatgatttttggaaaaaataaagagcaaactatgaggtagctacagttcaaatttgacccgcttccaactaaatcggcgggaatttgtctttttcacgagaggtggatcaaaactttttacacccaaccatttggtcaattgtgcattaaatatgtcctagtattttagaaaattgatttggtacaattttgcaacaaatatatggtaggtccttcacaaaaaacctcatttcgggcactcgaaaaatggaaaatgaattttccgtgcgaagaaaatgaaaactcccttaggcaacattgtttggaattccaagatgcacccttgtgcacaatatgagatcatttgaacagactatgccaagaatatggccataagattgatcatttggcttgaaagccatgaatcttcacgcgttatagctcatttctgagaacactttttaaaaataattgtcgtattacaagtttattatttttcctggaaacatggtcacatatgatgacacaatgtgaaggttttccaattttttgattttttttaattttttatgcccatttcaaaatgcggtcaaaacggcgggcttgaccgttcctagctagtggttgaatcttggaatttttttggtgtttctctaattaaatagatacttatgtacctagaaatgatttttggaaaaaataaagagcaaactacgaggtagctacagttcaaatttgacccgcttccagctgaatcggcgggaatttgtctttttcacgcgaggtggatcaaaactttttacacccaaccatttggtcaattgtgcattaactatgtcctagtattttagaaaattgatttggtacaattttgcaacaaatatatggtgggtccttcacgaaaaaacctcatttcgggcactcgaaaaaatgaTTAAAATAGATAGAAAATAAGAAATGCATAGAAAATGGTGCTcctccataaaatgtggtctaacttgaGTGAAAATTTGTGTGATGCCGTTTTGCAAAATAgttttgatagctacttcacaaaatccATCTATTTTTAGTACTTGAAAACTATTTTAGATCACTGATTTTCTGAACCAATCAAAActcttcccacggatcgatgacatggcgcccatccagccatccatccatacatatctccacatccgtccatccatctatctacagaaaaaaGGAGATACCCCCTCcccccgcagcccaaaccctagatCAGATCCcccatcgcacccctcctccctgctcccaatgtccccgctgccgccgccacctcctccccgtaCCCGCCCCCTCCTGATCCAGTCCTCTCCCACCCACCGccgacctcgccgtcctcctcacCCACCACCGCCgacctcgtccctccctcccctcTCCGCATCTCCCGGCCACCTCTAGGCCCGAGGAGATCGAGCGAGCGCCCGAGTGCGCCTGTCCTCGCAGCCTCCTCCCACTATTCCCCGCGCCCGAGCCCCACGAGAGGAGCTCCTCCTGTGTTTTTgcacgccgccgccggcgaccaccagccACAGCTTGCCGGAGCCAGCAGATGAGTGCCACCCTTCTTCTCTGTTCTCTTCTTCCCGTGCTCTCTTTCTTCCTcctttctctctctcacacatcTCGATTTCTCTCTCTGTCTCAAAAAGTGCACTTCGCCGCCATGGACGCTCGTGTCCCAGACCTTGCAGCGCGCCACCCTGATGCGAAGTCCCTCCTCGCCGTTCCTGCGCCGCTGAGCCGAAGCCTCGCCCAAGTCCAAGCGCCTCCGACGTTTGCCTCCTCGCCATGGCCTCCCCTGCTTCGTCTGCTTCGCGGACAGAGCTCCGTCTCCGTCAACGTGTCCTCCCGCCGTCTTTGTTCGTTGTCGAGCTCAATCGACTCCAGCAGCACCCCCATGGTGTCGCTCCGCTCGGCACCCGAGGTATATCCCAGCTCCATCGATTTTAGGTCCGTGCTTGTTCCCGCGAGTTAAGATCGATCTTGAAATTCTTCTATCCAGCGTCTCTCCAGCTTGCAGTAGCACCACTCTTCTCAAGTGCGCCCACCAGCCAGGCCGTTCGTCTCCAGCTCTTCGCTCTGGCTCTGTATTGCGTTGTTCATTCAATCAGGGATCTATTCCAAGGTCTCGGGTCCGCCCTCTCCATGGAGAAAGGGGATATCTATTCATTTTGCGTAAGTGATTAATCAGCGAGCGTGCGTGCTGAATATGTTCTCCACTGTCAAGGATTTATTTATTGTCTTGTTAACTTCTAGCTACCTGCTGCTTgcgttgcattgcattgcattgtgTGTCAAGTGATTAATCAGCATGCGTGCTGAATATGTTCTTCACTGTCTAGGATTTCTGCTGTGTTTTTTTTACTTGTAATAAATACTGTTAAAGTAGCCAGCCACTAGGATCTGAAGCGCTCAAGACCTGTGACAGTTTTGCTTGATTTTCCTCTTCATACTAGCTAGTTTCTGAAAGGATCTTGATTCAAATACATTACAATATGCTCATTTTTTATCTCCAAGCAGAGGCTCTAGTAATGAAATTTCTCTAGTAATGTAATAGGCGTGGGACTGTTCTGCAAACTAGCATGTGTAGTGCAACACATTATTCAGTCACCACTTATTTCCTGCACATTAGTAGGGTAGCTGCATAATCTATCTATTTCTCTTTCCTTTATGTAAATAGTTGACATGATGCCATATTGCAGTATTGCAAGTTAGGAGAAACAAGTTTCAAATTGATTTCTCCACCTGCTGCTTCCATTCTTATTAATCAGTGTGCCAATAATGGCATCTGTTTTGAGGCGACTCCATCCCGTTCGTGATAGTAATTTGTTTAGAACCGCAAGGCAGCTTTGCTTTCTGCAGTATCTCATGCCTTGTTTTGTTCTGTCGACTGAGGCCTGAGGCAGAGCAAAGGCTTGCCGATTATTGCTTACAATGCCAAGTTGCAATTAGCTGGGATGTGTAGCGTGGCTAGCTTGTGTTGATTGGTTTTGAGATATAATTGGAAACTGATTGTGTGTCAGTACAACAAACGTGATGATTTTTTTGAATAGAAAACATGCTGATGGAAGTGTCCTTCCATACGTGATTCTAATTTGCACTTCTCGGTCAAAGGCATCTCCAGTACGTGACACACTTTGGATGTGCAAACGAATATGTGCGTGTTTCACATATTATGTGAGAAAATTTTGTTAGTTCTCGGCCATTATAATTAGGATCCACAGCTTGTTTGCCTCCCTTTGCTAGGCTGTTTGGGAACGTATGTCATAGATAGGCGTAGTTTTCTTTTTTTTACAGGTACATGGCCGTGTAGGAATTGGACTCAACTCATTGCTTTGCATGGCAGTCTAGAAATCATATGGGGTATGGAGACATCTATACATGGTTACtttttaataatataatagattAGCTGTAAATGTGCCCCCCTTACCGAAGAAGATAAGAATCCATATGTGTTATGCAAAATTAACTTTGTCATCTTGTAAGCGCTCTAGGCAGTGTCTAGAGGGTGAAAAATATGAGAACAAAAAAGAATTACTGGATTAATTTACAACATCCATCCTTTACTTCGTCCATGTCATTGTTGTTTACCCCTGGGAGTATTTTTAACTTGAAAATCTCTGGTGAACTGCCATTTAAAGTACATTTGCTTGCTCTGTTAATTTTTTTGGGTTACTCCATCTTGCTCTGTTAAGTAAAATTAGATATGTGGGGTACCAGCAGTAAGCTAGACCCTCCATCTTGCTCTGTACATAGTCAAAGCTACTCCAAGTTAGCAGCAGTACTGTTAACTTCTCAATTTGATTGGATTACATTTAAATTGTAGTACTCCAGTAATTTTGCTTAGATTATTTAACAAGATCGAACTGTATTTGTGCGGAGTAATTTTTCTTGGAGTatttaacaagattgaacaagaTTTA
This DNA window, taken from Triticum aestivum cultivar Chinese Spring chromosome 1D, IWGSC CS RefSeq v2.1, whole genome shotgun sequence, encodes the following:
- the LOC123165558 gene encoding uncharacterized protein; amino-acid sequence: MASPASSASRTELRLRQRVLPPSLFVVELNRLQQHPHGVAPLGTRASLQLAVAPLFSSAPTSQAVRLQLFALALYCVVHSIRDLFQGLGSALSMEKGDIYSFCILNMQANMQE